One Chitinophagaceae bacterium C216 genomic window carries:
- the yceI_1 gene encoding Protein YceI yields the protein MKKIFALPIIAAIVFASCNSAPKADEAKTEDVQDVAAAEGEAYKVDTTQSVNFIGTKPVGAHSGKFLVKEGEIFVKDGTGVSGGRLVFDINSLVITDADTTGTTNLKGHLLSADFLDAEKFPTATFEITAVEDYVADSTNALVLEGATNIIKGNLTLKDVTKNVSFPAIINVTPTSVSAKANFNIDRTQWNLTYGNDKSLGDKFIRPEVNINFEITAVK from the coding sequence ATGAAGAAAATATTTGCATTACCTATTATTGCTGCTATTGTATTTGCTTCTTGTAATTCTGCCCCCAAAGCCGATGAGGCTAAAACCGAAGATGTTCAGGATGTTGCTGCTGCAGAAGGCGAGGCCTATAAGGTAGATACTACTCAGTCTGTAAACTTCATAGGGACAAAACCCGTAGGAGCTCACTCCGGTAAATTCTTGGTAAAAGAAGGTGAAATCTTTGTAAAAGACGGTACTGGTGTAAGCGGTGGTAGACTGGTGTTTGATATCAACAGTCTTGTTATTACCGATGCAGATACTACCGGTACTACTAATTTAAAAGGACATTTATTGTCTGCTGATTTTCTGGATGCCGAAAAATTTCCTACAGCTACTTTTGAAATTACAGCTGTAGAAGATTATGTTGCAGATAGTACTAACGCATTGGTGCTGGAAGGAGCCACTAATATCATTAAAGGTAACTTAACTCTGAAAGATGTTACTAAGAATGTATCCTTCCCGGCTATTATTAATGTAACTCCTACATCTGTTTCTGCTAAGGCAAACTTCAATATCGACCGTACTCAGTGGAATTTAACATACGGTAATGATAAATCTTTAGGTGATAAATTTATCAGACCCGAAGTAAATATCAACTTTGAGATTACAGCTGTAAAATAA
- the ytnP gene encoding putative quorum-quenching lactonase YtnP, translating into MKLYSINHGYFKLDGGAMFGVVPKSIWNKLNSADENNMCTWAMRSLLIEDGERLILVDAGMGDKQSEKFFSFYYLHGDDSLDKGLAAHGFHRDDITDVFLTHLHFDHCGGAIKKEGEQLIPAFKNATFWSNERHWKWATEPNPREKASFLKENILPIQESGRLQFVNDRKDQQNALALAHFTKQVQVRFADGHTDSMMLPQLEYKGKTIVFMADLLPSIGHIPLPYVMSYDTRPLLSMMEKEVFLKEALEREYILFFEHDPVNECCTLTQTEKGIRAKEIFRLSDI; encoded by the coding sequence TTGAAACTTTATTCTATCAATCACGGATATTTCAAGCTGGATGGAGGTGCTATGTTTGGCGTTGTTCCTAAAAGCATTTGGAACAAACTCAACTCTGCCGACGAAAACAATATGTGCACTTGGGCTATGCGTTCTTTGTTAATAGAAGATGGTGAGCGCCTCATATTAGTGGATGCCGGTATGGGTGATAAACAAAGTGAAAAGTTTTTCAGCTTTTATTATTTACATGGAGATGATTCGCTGGACAAAGGCCTTGCGGCACACGGCTTCCACCGTGATGATATAACCGATGTTTTTCTAACACACTTGCATTTTGATCATTGTGGCGGTGCGATTAAAAAAGAAGGCGAACAACTAATACCTGCATTCAAAAACGCAACTTTCTGGAGTAATGAGCGCCATTGGAAGTGGGCTACCGAACCCAATCCACGCGAGAAAGCTTCTTTTCTCAAAGAAAATATACTGCCTATACAAGAAAGTGGTCGATTACAATTTGTAAACGACAGAAAGGATCAACAAAATGCATTAGCCCTCGCTCATTTTACCAAGCAGGTGCAGGTGCGTTTTGCAGATGGACATACCGACTCCATGATGTTGCCCCAGTTGGAATATAAGGGAAAGACTATTGTGTTTATGGCAGACCTGTTGCCTTCGATAGGCCATATTCCGCTTCCTTATGTAATGTCATATGATACTAGGCCGTTGCTTTCAATGATGGAGAAAGAGGTTTTTCTGAAGGAAGCTTTAGAGCGCGAGTATATTCTTTTCTTTGAGCACGACCCTGTAAATGAATGTTGTACCCTTACTCAAACTGAAAAAGGTATCAGAGCAAAAGAAATCTTCCGGTTATCGGATATATAA
- the uppP gene encoding Undecaprenyl-diphosphatase, with product MSIIEAIIIAIVEGLTEYLPVSSTGHMIITSSFMGIEKDEFTKLFEVAIQLGAIMAVVVLYWRKFFDFSRWQFYVKLIIGVIPALILGALFSDKIDAMLESPTTVAVSLLLGGVVLLFIDKAFNHPTIHSENEITYKRAFLTGLWQCIAMIPGVSRSAASIIGGMQQKFTRNIAAEFSFFLAVPTMAAATLYSLFLKKWSDGTIKGYELILQSQDNTIAFIIGNVVAFVVSIIAIKFFINYLKKYGFKIFGWYRIIVGVILLVLIYQGIIG from the coding sequence ATGAGCATTATTGAAGCAATTATTATAGCGATTGTTGAAGGACTTACCGAATACTTACCTGTTTCCTCTACGGGACATATGATTATCACCAGCTCGTTTATGGGCATCGAAAAGGACGAGTTCACCAAGCTGTTTGAAGTAGCAATTCAGCTGGGCGCCATTATGGCCGTAGTAGTTTTATACTGGAGAAAATTCTTTGACTTTAGCCGCTGGCAGTTTTATGTGAAGCTGATAATAGGTGTCATTCCGGCACTGATATTAGGTGCATTATTCTCCGATAAAATTGATGCCATGCTGGAAAGTCCTACCACCGTGGCCGTATCTTTATTGCTGGGCGGTGTTGTGTTATTATTTATTGATAAAGCTTTTAATCACCCCACGATCCATAGCGAAAATGAAATCACTTATAAACGCGCCTTTCTAACAGGTCTTTGGCAGTGTATTGCCATGATTCCCGGTGTAAGCCGCAGTGCCGCTTCTATTATAGGTGGTATGCAACAAAAGTTTACCCGCAATATTGCAGCTGAGTTTTCCTTCTTTCTTGCAGTTCCTACCATGGCGGCCGCCACTTTATACTCTTTATTCCTGAAAAAATGGAGCGATGGCACCATCAAAGGGTACGAACTGATTTTACAGTCTCAGGATAATACGATTGCTTTTATCATTGGAAATGTAGTAGCTTTTGTAGTATCTATTATTGCTATTAAGTTTTTCATTAACTATCTGAAGAAATACGGCTTTAAGATATTTGGCTGGTATCGTATCATTGTAGGAGTTATTTTATTAGTACTGATTTATCAGGGTATCATCGGTTGA
- the ftsX gene encoding Cell division protein FtsX, which produces MSKKTKAVKRGKASYFMSILGVTLVLFLLGVIGWLVINTRTLGEHFKEEVEVNVYLREPLAKSDSADLVNYIAAQPYIKEYIFTTKEMAKARYLADGNESWEGILTENPLPQSIDFKVKSEYLHPDTLLNIKQDLEKQTYVTEVKYPELLVGGLDSKIKVVNWVLVGLSLILLLAAIVLIDNTIRLAMFSNRFTIKTMQMVGATRWFITKPLDIRAIINGAISGAIAIIAVLLVIRAAKKMIPELSVIQNNTQLTFLFLGMMVLGILITLISTHTSALKYLKKKLDDLY; this is translated from the coding sequence ATGTCGAAAAAAACAAAAGCAGTAAAAAGGGGTAAAGCTTCATACTTTATGAGTATTTTGGGCGTAACCCTAGTGCTTTTTCTGCTAGGGGTGATAGGCTGGCTGGTGATTAATACCCGTACTTTGGGAGAACATTTTAAGGAAGAAGTAGAAGTGAATGTGTACCTACGCGAACCATTGGCAAAATCAGACAGTGCTGACCTGGTGAACTACATTGCCGCTCAGCCTTACATAAAAGAATATATATTTACTACCAAAGAAATGGCCAAAGCCCGGTATCTAGCCGATGGCAATGAAAGCTGGGAAGGCATTCTAACGGAAAACCCACTGCCCCAAAGCATTGACTTTAAGGTAAAATCGGAGTACTTACACCCGGATACACTTTTGAATATTAAACAAGATTTGGAAAAACAGACCTATGTCACCGAAGTGAAGTATCCTGAACTGCTGGTAGGTGGTCTGGATAGTAAAATAAAAGTAGTAAACTGGGTATTGGTGGGCCTGTCATTGATATTGCTTTTGGCTGCCATTGTACTCATCGATAATACTATTCGCCTAGCTATGTTTAGCAACCGATTTACCATCAAAACCATGCAAATGGTAGGTGCTACCCGCTGGTTTATCACCAAACCTCTGGATATAAGGGCTATTATTAACGGTGCTATTAGTGGGGCCATTGCCATTATAGCTGTGCTACTGGTAATCAGAGCAGCTAAAAAAATGATTCCCGAGCTGAGCGTGATACAAAACAATACACAACTGACCTTTCTGTTCTTGGGCATGATGGTATTGGGTATTCTGATAACCCTTATCAGCACTCATACCAGCGCCTTGAAATACCTGAAGAAAAAGCTGGACGACCTATATTAA
- the leuS gene encoding Leucine--tRNA ligase yields the protein MEYDFSSIEKKWQQIWKENNAYKVANDSSKPKYYVLDMFPYPSGAGLHVGHPLGYIASDIYARYKRLKGYNVLHPMGYDAFGLPAEQYAIEHGIHPAVSTAKNIETFRRQLDNIGFCYDWSREVRTSDPKYYKWTQWIFLQLFKSFYNRQKQKAEPITELIKAFEQEGNANHPIPNDKYQIPGIGGTTFTAEQWQSFDEATQQSILMEYRLAYCGYGEVNWCEALGTVLANDEVVNGVSERGGYPVVKKKLRQWYLRITEYADRLLQGLQTVDFSDAMKEMQTNWIGKSYGAEITFKIKSTQSKVDSFVVYTTRPDTIFGVDFCVLAPELDYILDICSEAQRAEVEAYIAYVKSRSERERMSEKKITGAFTGAYAINPFNGREVPIWISEYVLAGYGTGAVMAVPCGDERDFKFAQHFNIPITNIIGEHFNGKEANPTKDAVLSNSGFLDGVPMREAMEKVIEEVEKRGIGQRKVNYKMRDAAFSRQRYWGEPFPIKWVNGIAYPLDEKELPLTLPDVESYSPGPEGQGPLANIPEWIAQNLETNTMPGYAGSSWYFLRYMDPHNEQEFASRQATDYWNQVDLYIGGTEHAVGHLLYSRMWTKVLYDLGYIGFDEPFKKLVNQGMIQGNSRFVYRIHGTNQFVSHGLIDKDGTYQGNTLDKIHTDVNIVDGYELDIEAFKKWRNGEFADATFILEDGKYICGSEIEKMSKSKFNTVNPDDLVAKYGADTFRMYEMFLGPVELSKPWDTKGIEGVHRFLKKLWRLFYKENADGTSTAIWKDEAPTPEELKVLHKAIKKIEEDTERFSFNTAVSTFMILVNELTDLKSHKKAILEPLLIMLTPYAPHIAEELWHALGNTTFVLDAPYPKFEEKYVVETSKEYPISINGKMRTTMNISLDAEQKDVEALVLANEVVKKWIEGKTPKKIIYVKNKMINIVV from the coding sequence ATGGAGTACGATTTTAGTTCGATAGAGAAGAAATGGCAACAGATTTGGAAAGAAAACAATGCTTATAAGGTTGCCAACGACAGCAGTAAGCCCAAGTATTATGTGCTGGATATGTTTCCTTATCCTAGTGGAGCCGGCTTGCACGTAGGACATCCGTTGGGCTATATTGCCAGTGATATTTATGCTCGCTATAAAAGACTGAAAGGATATAATGTGCTGCACCCCATGGGCTATGATGCCTTTGGTTTGCCGGCCGAGCAATATGCTATCGAACACGGCATTCATCCTGCCGTTTCTACGGCAAAAAATATCGAAACATTTCGCAGGCAGCTGGACAATATCGGTTTTTGCTACGACTGGAGCCGCGAGGTGCGTACGAGCGACCCCAAATATTACAAATGGACACAGTGGATTTTTCTACAGTTATTCAAATCTTTCTATAACAGACAAAAACAGAAAGCCGAGCCGATTACCGAACTGATTAAGGCTTTTGAGCAGGAAGGGAACGCCAATCATCCTATTCCTAACGATAAATATCAGATTCCGGGAATCGGAGGCACCACCTTCACTGCTGAACAGTGGCAATCATTTGATGAAGCCACACAGCAATCTATTTTAATGGAATACCGATTGGCCTATTGCGGCTATGGCGAAGTAAACTGGTGCGAGGCTTTAGGAACCGTACTGGCCAATGATGAGGTGGTAAACGGGGTGAGCGAACGTGGCGGCTACCCCGTAGTGAAGAAAAAATTGCGGCAGTGGTATCTGCGTATTACGGAGTATGCAGATAGATTGTTGCAGGGTTTGCAAACCGTAGATTTCAGCGATGCGATGAAGGAAATGCAAACCAACTGGATTGGCAAAAGTTATGGTGCTGAAATCACCTTCAAAATTAAGAGTACACAATCCAAGGTAGACAGCTTTGTGGTGTATACCACCCGTCCTGATACCATTTTTGGGGTGGACTTCTGTGTACTGGCACCTGAGTTGGATTATATTCTGGATATATGTTCCGAAGCACAAAGAGCTGAGGTAGAAGCATACATCGCCTATGTAAAAAGCCGTAGTGAAAGGGAGCGTATGTCGGAAAAGAAAATTACCGGCGCCTTTACCGGAGCGTATGCTATTAATCCCTTTAACGGTAGGGAAGTGCCTATTTGGATCAGTGAATATGTGTTGGCTGGCTATGGAACTGGCGCCGTAATGGCCGTTCCTTGTGGCGATGAGCGCGACTTTAAGTTTGCCCAACATTTCAATATTCCTATCACCAATATTATCGGCGAGCATTTTAACGGGAAAGAAGCTAATCCTACCAAGGATGCCGTGCTAAGCAACTCTGGTTTTCTGGATGGCGTACCTATGCGCGAGGCTATGGAGAAAGTGATTGAAGAAGTAGAAAAGCGTGGTATCGGTCAGCGTAAAGTGAATTATAAAATGCGTGATGCCGCCTTCAGTCGTCAGCGTTATTGGGGAGAGCCTTTCCCGATTAAGTGGGTCAACGGTATCGCTTACCCTCTGGATGAAAAAGAATTGCCGCTGACCCTGCCTGATGTGGAATCTTATAGTCCGGGCCCTGAAGGACAAGGTCCTCTAGCAAATATTCCGGAATGGATAGCCCAAAATCTGGAAACCAATACTATGCCCGGTTATGCTGGTTCTTCTTGGTATTTCCTGCGCTATATGGACCCTCACAATGAACAGGAGTTTGCAAGTCGCCAAGCAACCGATTACTGGAACCAAGTAGATCTGTATATCGGTGGTACCGAACATGCAGTAGGCCACCTATTGTATAGCCGCATGTGGACTAAAGTGCTGTACGATTTGGGCTATATTGGTTTTGATGAGCCGTTCAAGAAATTGGTTAATCAGGGAATGATACAGGGCAACAGCCGCTTTGTATATCGTATTCATGGTACTAACCAGTTTGTATCGCATGGCTTGATTGATAAGGACGGAACTTATCAGGGTAACACCCTAGATAAAATACATACAGATGTAAATATCGTCGACGGTTATGAATTGGACATCGAGGCCTTTAAAAAATGGCGCAACGGAGAGTTTGCCGATGCCACCTTTATCCTGGAAGATGGCAAATATATATGCGGTAGTGAAATTGAAAAAATGTCCAAATCGAAATTCAATACCGTAAATCCTGATGATCTGGTAGCCAAATACGGTGCAGATACTTTCCGCATGTACGAAATGTTCCTGGGTCCGGTAGAGTTAAGTAAACCTTGGGATACAAAAGGGATTGAAGGCGTTCACCGCTTTTTAAAGAAATTGTGGCGTTTGTTCTATAAAGAAAATGCAGATGGAACATCCACAGCCATCTGGAAAGACGAAGCGCCTACACCGGAAGAGCTCAAGGTATTGCATAAAGCAATTAAAAAAATTGAAGAAGATACCGAGCGGTTCAGCTTTAATACAGCTGTAAGTACGTTTATGATTCTGGTGAATGAGCTAACCGATTTAAAGAGCCATAAAAAAGCGATTTTGGAACCATTGCTCATTATGCTCACGCCTTATGCACCCCATATAGCAGAAGAACTGTGGCATGCTCTGGGCAACACTACGTTTGTATTGGATGCGCCTTATCCTAAGTTTGAAGAGAAATATGTAGTGGAAACCAGCAAGGAATACCCCATTTCCATCAACGGTAAGATGCGCACTACTATGAATATTTCATTGGATGCGGAGCAGAAAGATGTGGAAGCACTGGTATTGGCCAATGAAGTGGTGAAAAAATGGATTGAGGGTAAGACGCCTAAAAAGATCATTTATGTAAAGAATAAAATGATCAACATTGTGGTGTAA
- the pal_3 gene encoding Peptidoglycan-associated lipoprotein, whose product MSINIVDLVKNYISQDLISKASSFLGENEGGVSKALSGLIPSVLGGIISKGTASESNAQQLLDAAKEANNTGLLGNLGSLFDNQDLLSKGSGWVGNLFGGQSNTLVDLISKFAGIKSSSSSSLLNMITPLILGLLGKKAQDDNLNAGGFLNLLASQKNNVLSALPTGLGTIASTLGLGAIGESAKAAVEGLQNTASSAYKNVESGGGNKWLWPLLILAALVLLLWWLLGKGCNQNVEGNAITEDTADAAAEPVTAGGTLDTVTGNYIYDVGPNIEIKLPDGTVLNVGANSTEAKLYKMLTDDAFTVDTVNKSANWIVLDRVYFETGKSILTAESAAQVSNIATILKNFPAASIKLGGYTDNTGDAEVNKKVSAERAKIVAQELIKAGATANQVVEAEGYGPEFPVCPANDTPECRAQNRRVDLKVATK is encoded by the coding sequence ATGTCAATCAACATCGTAGATCTTGTAAAAAACTACATTTCGCAAGACCTTATCTCCAAAGCCAGCTCATTTCTGGGCGAAAATGAAGGTGGTGTCTCCAAAGCGCTTTCGGGTTTAATACCATCCGTTCTTGGCGGTATTATTTCAAAAGGTACCGCATCGGAAAGCAATGCACAACAGTTGCTGGATGCTGCTAAAGAAGCTAACAATACGGGATTGTTAGGTAATCTGGGTTCTTTATTTGATAATCAAGATTTGTTATCGAAAGGTTCTGGCTGGGTTGGTAATCTTTTTGGAGGACAGTCCAATACCCTAGTAGACCTTATATCCAAATTTGCCGGTATCAAATCTTCCTCTTCTTCTTCGTTGTTAAATATGATTACGCCTTTAATACTAGGATTACTAGGAAAAAAGGCGCAGGATGACAATTTGAATGCAGGAGGATTTTTAAATTTACTTGCTTCACAAAAAAATAATGTACTCAGCGCATTACCTACCGGCTTAGGTACTATTGCGTCTACTTTAGGCTTGGGAGCTATTGGCGAATCGGCTAAAGCAGCAGTTGAAGGATTACAGAATACCGCATCATCGGCCTATAAAAATGTAGAAAGTGGTGGAGGCAACAAGTGGTTATGGCCATTGTTGATACTTGCTGCATTGGTTTTGTTGCTGTGGTGGCTATTAGGTAAGGGGTGTAATCAGAATGTAGAGGGTAATGCCATTACTGAAGATACGGCGGACGCTGCAGCAGAACCGGTAACTGCCGGAGGAACACTCGATACGGTTACAGGCAATTATATCTACGATGTGGGACCGAATATAGAGATCAAACTGCCGGACGGTACGGTATTGAATGTGGGCGCTAACAGTACCGAAGCTAAATTATATAAAATGCTTACCGACGATGCATTTACCGTGGATACAGTAAACAAATCTGCTAACTGGATAGTGCTGGATCGTGTATATTTTGAAACCGGTAAATCGATACTTACTGCCGAATCTGCCGCACAGGTAAGCAATATTGCTACAATTCTTAAAAACTTCCCTGCCGCTTCTATTAAATTAGGGGGGTATACCGATAATACGGGCGATGCTGAGGTTAATAAAAAAGTATCTGCCGAAAGAGCTAAAATAGTAGCACAAGAGTTGATCAAAGCGGGTGCCACAGCAAATCAGGTGGTTGAAGCAGAAGGTTATGGCCCAGAGTTTCCGGTATGTCCGGCAAATGATACTCCTGAATGTCGCGCACAGAACAGAAGAGTGGATCTGAAAGTAGCTACTAAGTAA
- the ruvB_1 gene encoding Holliday junction ATP-dependent DNA helicase RuvB: protein MSNPNLNRDKEGLSAADREFENTIRPAHIQEFAGQPQLIENLTIFIKAAKIRGEALDHILFHGPPGLGKTTLSRIVANELGVNIKETSGPVIEKPGDLAGLLTSLEPNDVLFIDEIHRLSTVVEEYLYAAMEDYRLDILIDSGPNARSIQLSLNPFTLIGATTRSGLLTAPLLSRFAIKSRLEYYPVDTLQKIVMRSASILDVKIDERAAREIAARSRATPRIANGLLRRVRDFAQVLNDGVIDLGITQHALKALNVDEYGLDEMDNRILLCIIEKFNGGPVGISTIATAVGEEPGTIEEVYEPFLIQEGFLQRTPRGREVTAKAYEHLGKKPGAGSGVTLQLDF, encoded by the coding sequence ATGAGCAATCCTAATTTAAATAGAGATAAAGAAGGGCTGAGTGCTGCAGACAGGGAATTTGAAAATACCATACGCCCTGCTCATATACAGGAATTTGCAGGGCAGCCCCAGCTGATAGAAAATCTTACCATTTTTATCAAGGCTGCAAAAATTCGGGGTGAGGCGTTGGACCACATTTTGTTTCATGGGCCTCCCGGGTTGGGAAAAACTACTCTATCGCGCATTGTAGCCAATGAATTGGGGGTAAACATTAAGGAAACCAGTGGTCCGGTTATCGAAAAGCCCGGCGATCTGGCAGGACTGCTTACATCGTTGGAGCCGAACGATGTATTGTTTATTGATGAAATCCATCGTTTGAGTACAGTGGTAGAAGAGTATCTGTATGCAGCCATGGAAGATTATCGATTGGACATACTTATTGATAGCGGCCCTAATGCCCGCAGCATTCAATTATCCTTAAATCCTTTTACACTTATCGGGGCTACCACTCGCAGTGGATTGCTCACGGCGCCATTATTATCTCGATTTGCCATAAAATCTCGTTTGGAGTATTATCCTGTAGATACGCTTCAGAAAATAGTAATGCGCTCTGCAAGTATACTGGATGTGAAGATCGATGAAAGGGCTGCCCGTGAAATAGCTGCCCGTAGCCGTGCTACGCCACGTATTGCGAATGGCTTATTACGTCGCGTACGAGATTTTGCACAAGTGCTGAACGATGGAGTGATAGATTTGGGTATTACCCAACATGCTTTAAAAGCATTGAATGTAGATGAATACGGGCTGGATGAAATGGACAATCGTATTTTGCTTTGTATTATAGAAAAATTCAATGGAGGTCCGGTGGGAATTAGTACCATTGCCACTGCGGTTGGTGAAGAGCCAGGCACCATTGAGGAAGTATATGAACCATTTTTGATACAGGAAGGATTCTTACAACGAACTCCACGGGGTAGAGAGGTAACGGCTAAAGCATATGAGCATTTGGGAAAGAAACCGGGTGCAGGAAGTGGGGTGACTTTACAATTGGATTTTTAA
- the hssR gene encoding Heme response regulator HssR, translating into MEANKPHILLCEDDPNLGNVLKNYLELNDYNVTLERDGRLGLAAFQREKFDLCLLDVMMPHMDGFTLAEEIRDIDPDVPLFFLSAKTMKEDIIQGYKLGADDYITKPFDSEVLLMKIKAILKRNEELNKENENKEYQLAGYHFNPKLRQLTFNGRTQTLSPKENELLKMLAEHLNDLLPREQALKKIWGSDTYFNGRSMDVYIAKLRKYLKDDDKIEIVNIHGNGFRLVVHP; encoded by the coding sequence ATGGAAGCAAATAAACCACACATCCTATTATGCGAAGATGATCCTAATCTGGGTAACGTTTTAAAGAACTATTTAGAGTTGAACGATTACAATGTTACGCTGGAAAGGGATGGTCGATTAGGTCTGGCAGCGTTTCAGAGAGAGAAATTTGATCTCTGCCTGCTCGATGTGATGATGCCCCATATGGATGGTTTTACACTAGCGGAAGAGATTCGTGATATCGATCCGGATGTTCCGCTGTTCTTCCTCAGTGCCAAAACTATGAAAGAAGACATTATTCAGGGATACAAACTGGGCGCTGACGATTATATTACCAAGCCTTTCGATAGTGAAGTGTTATTAATGAAGATTAAGGCCATTCTAAAACGCAATGAAGAACTCAATAAGGAAAACGAAAATAAAGAATACCAACTAGCGGGTTATCATTTCAATCCCAAGTTGCGTCAGCTAACTTTCAACGGTCGTACACAAACACTTTCTCCTAAAGAAAACGAACTACTGAAAATGCTGGCAGAACACCTGAACGACCTGTTGCCTCGTGAACAAGCATTGAAAAAAATATGGGGTAGCGACACTTACTTCAACGGACGTAGTATGGACGTATACATAGCCAAGCTGCGTAAGTATTTAAAAGACGATGATAAAATAGAGATCGTGAATATCCATGGTAACGGATTCCGACTCGTAGTACATCCGTAA
- the smc_2 gene encoding Chromosome partition protein Smc produces the protein MDTIALIYILAGTIVGILIGWLIAKRSAVQEQLRIAENAQQKYAELEHQYIALQASSDSKLQAAEANLQLRLQDNHNLKEEIFVIRKELDDYRQQLASVKAVYDTTRMNLIEKNNEYLRTKNQHEQLQQECVQLQQQLTTAKAENNVLKEKLEIQKNEIEALNKKFQTEFENIANKILETKVSTFTELNKENLKNILEPLGENIKEFKKQVQDTYGKESNERYSLKNEIKNLMLLNQQLSKEAQNLTRALKSESKTQGRWGELILENILEKSGLRKNEEFFMEYQLYDKDGQPLINAVTGKKMRPDALIMYPDNRHVIIDAKVSLSAFIRYTEAEDESTQEAELMAHIRSVKAHIDELHIKAYDDYDKSMDFVMMFIPNEAAYFAALKGDPGIWEYAYDRRILLISPTNLIAALKLLADLWKRERNDRNSLEIANRALKMYEKLVNFVESLETVGKYLESARSKYEEATKQLHTGKDNFFAQAKKMRELLHYKKPKDLPQAKLDLGEDNHNASISE, from the coding sequence ATGGACACAATAGCTCTCATTTATATTCTAGCAGGAACAATAGTTGGTATTTTAATCGGATGGTTGATTGCCAAAAGATCAGCAGTACAAGAACAGCTACGTATTGCAGAAAACGCACAACAAAAATATGCTGAATTGGAACATCAGTACATCGCACTCCAGGCCAGCTCCGACTCGAAGCTTCAAGCTGCTGAAGCCAATCTGCAATTAAGACTTCAGGACAACCATAACTTAAAAGAAGAAATATTCGTTATCAGAAAAGAGCTGGACGATTACCGTCAGCAATTAGCCTCGGTGAAAGCTGTGTATGATACTACACGAATGAATTTAATTGAAAAAAACAATGAGTACCTACGAACCAAAAATCAACATGAACAATTACAACAAGAATGCGTGCAGTTGCAGCAACAACTCACTACAGCCAAAGCTGAAAACAATGTTTTGAAAGAGAAATTGGAAATTCAGAAAAACGAAATCGAAGCTTTAAATAAAAAATTTCAAACCGAGTTTGAAAACATTGCTAATAAAATTCTCGAAACCAAAGTCAGTACATTCACGGAGCTTAATAAAGAAAATCTCAAAAACATTCTCGAACCTTTAGGCGAAAATATCAAAGAGTTTAAGAAACAGGTTCAGGATACTTATGGTAAGGAAAGCAATGAGCGTTATTCTTTGAAAAATGAAATCAAAAATTTAATGCTGCTGAATCAGCAGCTAAGTAAGGAAGCACAGAATCTTACGCGTGCATTGAAAAGCGAGTCTAAAACACAGGGGCGTTGGGGAGAACTGATTCTAGAAAATATTTTAGAAAAATCGGGGCTGAGAAAGAACGAAGAGTTCTTTATGGAATATCAGTTGTACGATAAAGACGGCCAACCCTTAATCAACGCCGTAACTGGCAAGAAAATGCGTCCCGATGCCTTGATAATGTATCCCGACAATCGTCATGTAATTATCGATGCCAAGGTTTCTCTGAGTGCATTCATCCGATACACCGAAGCGGAAGATGAAAGCACCCAAGAAGCAGAGCTAATGGCACATATCCGCTCCGTAAAAGCTCATATTGATGAACTACATATCAAAGCTTATGATGATTATGACAAGTCGATGGATTTTGTGATGATGTTCATCCCCAATGAAGCTGCTTATTTTGCAGCATTAAAAGGTGATCCTGGCATATGGGAATATGCCTATGACAGAAGAATTCTTTTAATCAGTCCTACTAACTTAATTGCCGCACTAAAGCTGTTAGCTGATTTATGGAAGCGCGAACGTAATGATCGCAACAGTCTTGAAATTGCCAACCGTGCGTTAAAAATGTATGAAAAGCTGGTGAACTTTGTAGAGAGTCTAGAAACTGTTGGCAAGTATCTGGAAAGCGCACGTAGCAAATATGAAGAAGCTACAAAACAACTTCACACCGGTAAAGATAATTTCTTCGCACAGGCAAAGAAAATGCGCGAATTGCTCCATTACAAAAAACCTAAAGATCTTCCGCAAGCAAAGCTGGATCTGGGAGAAGATAATCACAACGCCAGCATTTCCGAATAA